Proteins from a genomic interval of Piscinibacter sp. HJYY11:
- a CDS encoding alpha/beta fold hydrolase translates to MSLSPQIRFARSHDGVRLAYSSTGSGPTLIKAATWLSHLEYDWESPVWSHLLRDLSRQCTYVRYDERGCGLSDWSVDDLSFESWVRDLETVADACGSERFGLLGISQGASIAIAYAVRHPERVSLLVLHGGYARGRLVRSDTDQDREEVQTMTKLAELGWGKADASFRQFFTSQFIPGGTAEQHQWFNELERISTSPQNAARFMNEFARIDVTALLGQVRCPTLVLHSRRDVRQPFEESRLLASAIPGAQLVPIDSGNHLLLGDEPGWKHWIDQVSRFVARHAMGGQAGAFAGLTPRQRELLELLAQGRDNAQIAAALSLSDKTVRNHVSRLLAQLEVENRSQAIVKARDAGFGAASG, encoded by the coding sequence ATGAGCCTGTCGCCACAGATCCGCTTCGCGCGCAGCCACGACGGGGTGCGACTCGCGTACTCGTCGACAGGCTCGGGCCCCACGCTGATCAAGGCGGCCACCTGGCTGTCGCACCTCGAGTACGACTGGGAAAGCCCGGTATGGAGCCACCTGCTGCGCGACCTGTCTCGCCAATGCACCTACGTGCGCTACGACGAACGCGGGTGCGGACTGTCGGATTGGTCGGTCGACGACCTCTCCTTCGAGAGCTGGGTCCGCGACCTGGAAACGGTGGCCGATGCCTGCGGCAGCGAACGGTTCGGGTTGCTCGGCATCTCGCAGGGTGCATCGATCGCCATCGCCTATGCCGTGCGCCACCCGGAGCGGGTGTCGCTTCTCGTGCTCCATGGCGGCTACGCGCGGGGTCGCCTCGTTCGCAGCGACACCGACCAGGACCGCGAAGAAGTCCAGACGATGACCAAGCTGGCCGAACTCGGCTGGGGCAAGGCCGACGCGTCGTTCCGCCAGTTCTTCACCAGCCAGTTCATCCCCGGTGGCACCGCCGAGCAGCACCAGTGGTTCAACGAGCTGGAGCGCATTTCTACCTCGCCGCAGAACGCTGCGCGCTTCATGAACGAGTTCGCGCGCATCGACGTGACGGCGCTGCTGGGGCAGGTGCGTTGCCCCACGCTCGTGCTGCACAGCCGGCGCGACGTGCGCCAGCCTTTCGAGGAAAGCCGTCTCCTGGCCAGCGCCATTCCAGGCGCGCAACTCGTGCCCATCGACAGCGGCAACCACCTCCTGCTGGGCGACGAGCCCGGCTGGAAGCACTGGATCGACCAGGTGAGCCGCTTTGTTGCCCGGCACGCAATGGGCGGCCAGGCCGGCGCGTTCGCGGGGCTCACGCCGCGGCAACGTGAGCTGCTCGAGCTGCTGGCCCAAGGGCGCGACAACGCGCAGATCGCCGCAGCGCTATCGCTGAGCGACAAGACCGTGCGCAACCATGTGAGCCGGCTCCTCGCCCAACTCGAAGTCGAAAACCGTTCGCAGGCGATCGTCAAGGCGCGGGACGCCGGCTTCGGCGCGGCCTCGGGCTGA
- a CDS encoding AraC family transcriptional regulator, producing the protein MNTAGADVADGARGAVRSHAIEVTGALRPYVSALMAAEMSATGPMPLAIAPHESMMLSVQMGIDSQVEQKGRLGENTALTGIRQWTGTFVGAGNCITLFALLTPLGLVHLLESRQVDKIPRIRAPVAALLDGFITRGLESDVAVAPTLQDKLQAFGSWLEERATAHRQQSTAALRAARAAMRICAEPEAAIESLADEQHVSRRQLERDFGQWIGTSPRHLSQVARLQAVSRRAQAGASLADIAADLGFADQAHMSRVVRQLTGLTPRSFVKSRQSPMATTWRRATAGGTVYL; encoded by the coding sequence TTGAACACCGCAGGAGCGGACGTGGCCGACGGCGCGCGCGGCGCCGTGCGCTCGCACGCGATCGAAGTCACCGGTGCATTGCGGCCCTACGTGAGCGCCCTGATGGCCGCCGAGATGAGCGCCACCGGGCCGATGCCGCTCGCCATCGCACCGCACGAGTCGATGATGCTCAGCGTGCAGATGGGGATCGACTCGCAGGTGGAGCAGAAGGGCCGGCTTGGCGAGAACACGGCGCTCACAGGCATCCGCCAGTGGACGGGCACGTTCGTCGGCGCTGGGAATTGCATCACCCTCTTTGCCCTGCTCACGCCGCTCGGCCTCGTGCACCTGCTCGAAAGCCGCCAGGTCGACAAGATACCCCGCATCCGCGCGCCGGTGGCCGCGCTGCTCGATGGGTTCATCACGCGCGGGCTGGAGTCGGACGTCGCGGTGGCGCCAACGCTTCAAGACAAGCTTCAGGCATTCGGCAGCTGGCTCGAGGAGCGCGCCACGGCGCACCGCCAGCAATCCACGGCCGCGCTGCGCGCTGCACGGGCGGCGATGCGCATCTGCGCCGAGCCCGAGGCGGCCATTGAGTCGCTGGCCGATGAGCAGCATGTGTCCCGTCGCCAGCTCGAGCGAGACTTCGGCCAGTGGATCGGTACCTCGCCGCGGCACCTGTCACAGGTGGCGCGCCTGCAGGCCGTGTCTCGCCGGGCCCAGGCCGGGGCGAGCCTCGCCGACATCGCCGCCGACCTCGGCTTCGCCGACCAGGCGCACATGTCACGCGTGGTGCGCCAGCTCACCGGACTCACGCCACGCAGTTTCGTGAAGTCACGCCAGTCGCCGATGGCCACGACGTGGCGGCGCGCCACTGCCGGCGGCACGGTCTACCTGTGA
- a CDS encoding TIGR03118 family protein, with protein sequence MDSSLSYPERHPLVITLRATALAAAIALLAACGGNDDDAAPAAPAEDQADAATLAALSSLTSDVDAQLRARGVATVNAPDTPPTDSPAGAPAHGWFPGVAQTNLVANRPEYNAQIVDPDLINPWGIAIRPAGFGGHFWFASAGSGKSIQYVGDVGGVPLFQDELKVIDTLGPSSGTAFNPGSNFVITQEHANGAITAPTKFFFANLSGTVTAWTERPRAGGGFDHPLDSVPVIDGTARHSSFIGVTVAPGAERLLVADFGAEAELRVYNGAFAEQAPMENPFRKAGAQPGGFEAFNVQTLGQSIFAMYGRHVPPGTSPLPAEGRLAEFDAQGRLVAKWAGRGLLNYPWGVAMAPQNYGLYSNCLLVGNFGDGTVVAFHPRYKVAIDYVRDDRGRRVVLDGLWGLQFGNGASLGEANHMYFAAGPNRETDGLVGKLEANPRTLPYIGGISLCH encoded by the coding sequence ATGGACAGCTCCCTTTCCTATCCCGAGCGCCACCCGCTCGTCATCACCCTGCGCGCCACCGCGCTCGCCGCGGCCATCGCCCTGTTGGCGGCCTGCGGCGGCAACGACGACGACGCTGCGCCTGCCGCGCCCGCCGAGGACCAGGCCGATGCGGCGACGCTGGCCGCCCTGTCGTCTCTCACCAGCGACGTCGATGCACAGCTGCGTGCCCGCGGCGTGGCAACCGTCAACGCCCCCGACACACCACCGACCGACAGCCCGGCCGGCGCGCCAGCACACGGCTGGTTCCCCGGCGTGGCACAGACGAACCTCGTGGCCAACCGGCCCGAGTACAACGCGCAGATCGTCGACCCGGACCTCATCAACCCCTGGGGAATCGCCATCCGGCCCGCGGGCTTCGGCGGCCACTTCTGGTTTGCCTCGGCGGGCAGCGGCAAATCGATCCAGTACGTGGGCGACGTGGGCGGCGTGCCGCTGTTCCAGGATGAGCTCAAGGTCATCGACACCCTGGGCCCGTCGAGCGGCACGGCGTTCAACCCGGGGTCGAACTTTGTCATCACCCAGGAACATGCCAACGGCGCCATCACCGCGCCGACCAAGTTCTTCTTCGCCAACCTTAGCGGCACCGTGACCGCATGGACCGAGCGCCCGCGCGCCGGTGGCGGCTTCGACCACCCGCTTGACTCCGTGCCCGTGATCGACGGCACCGCCCGCCACTCGAGCTTCATCGGCGTGACCGTCGCGCCAGGTGCCGAGCGCCTGCTCGTCGCCGACTTCGGCGCCGAGGCCGAGCTGCGCGTCTACAACGGCGCCTTCGCCGAGCAGGCACCGATGGAGAACCCGTTCCGCAAGGCTGGTGCGCAGCCCGGTGGCTTCGAGGCCTTCAACGTGCAGACGCTCGGCCAGAGCATCTTCGCGATGTACGGCCGCCACGTGCCGCCGGGCACCTCGCCCCTGCCAGCCGAAGGCCGTCTGGCCGAGTTCGACGCGCAGGGCCGGCTGGTGGCCAAGTGGGCCGGGCGGGGCCTCTTGAACTACCCGTGGGGCGTGGCGATGGCGCCGCAGAACTACGGCCTGTACTCGAACTGCCTCCTGGTGGGCAACTTTGGGGACGGCACGGTGGTGGCCTTTCACCCGCGCTACAAGGTCGCGATCGACTACGTGCGCGACGACCGCGGCCGCCGCGTGGTGCTCGACGGCCTGTGGGGCCTGCAGTTCGGCAACGGCGCGAGCCTCGGCGAAGCGAACCACATGTACTTCGCTGCCGGCCCGAACCGCGAGACCGATGGCCTGGTGGGCAAGCTCGAAGCCAACCCGCGCACGCTGCCCTACATCGGCGGCATCTCGCTCTGCCACTGA
- a CDS encoding AMP-binding protein yields MTTDFTVSNHHLALARLYHFESVETDRVAFVQPMGAGFAGEVREVTWGDAIDQARRIAQHLRTMGLPPGSRIAILSKNCVHWLLADYAIWMAGHVSVPLYPTLAPSSMAQILEHSEARLLFVGKLDDWGLLQTGIPRGLRCIAFPLAPANDFAQWDTIVESTARIPGHPLRPADDLATIIYTSGTTGVPKGVMHTFGTLAWAAQAGIRRVPLQRDGRVFSYLPLAHAAERTMVEHGQLATGARVYFADSLDTFVTDLQRARPTVFFSVPRLWLKFQQNILQQVPRRKLKLLLSIPGLRVVVRRKILRALGLDACIFAIGGAAPMPPELLRWYGDLRLYIADVYGMTENGALSHSTLPLRQRIGTVGWPVDGVQSRLDPETGEIQLLSGGLMKGYFKAPAQTAEAFTPDGWLRTGDKGQLMRDDGALKIVGRVKDLFKTSKGRYVAPAPIEDSLVMHDSVEACVVVGSGLAQPIGLLSLNEATWSGAADSTRRQRLLQSLDRHLTALNQRLDPHERLDRLVVVGGPWTVEDGLVTPTLKVKRHSVEARYAQQLPGWSAQHAPVIWAAQA; encoded by the coding sequence ATGACAACCGACTTCACCGTCTCCAACCACCACCTGGCGCTGGCGCGCCTGTACCACTTCGAAAGCGTCGAAACCGACCGCGTTGCGTTCGTGCAGCCGATGGGCGCCGGCTTCGCTGGCGAGGTGCGCGAAGTCACCTGGGGCGACGCCATCGACCAGGCCCGCCGCATCGCGCAGCACCTGCGCACGATGGGCCTGCCGCCGGGCAGCCGCATCGCCATCCTGTCGAAGAACTGCGTGCACTGGCTGCTCGCCGACTACGCCATCTGGATGGCGGGGCATGTGTCGGTGCCGCTCTACCCCACCCTGGCACCCTCGAGCATGGCGCAGATCCTCGAGCACAGCGAAGCCCGCCTGCTCTTCGTCGGCAAGCTCGACGACTGGGGCCTGCTGCAAACCGGCATTCCGCGCGGCTTGCGGTGCATCGCGTTTCCGTTGGCTCCGGCCAACGACTTTGCACAGTGGGACACCATCGTCGAGTCGACCGCCCGCATCCCCGGGCATCCACTGCGGCCTGCAGACGACCTCGCGACCATCATCTATACCTCGGGCACGACCGGCGTGCCGAAGGGCGTGATGCACACCTTCGGGACGCTCGCCTGGGCGGCGCAAGCGGGCATCCGCCGCGTGCCGCTCCAACGCGACGGCCGTGTGTTCAGCTACCTGCCGCTCGCTCATGCAGCCGAGCGCACGATGGTCGAGCACGGGCAGCTCGCCACCGGCGCGCGTGTGTACTTCGCCGACTCGCTCGACACCTTCGTCACCGACCTGCAGCGTGCGCGCCCCACCGTGTTCTTCTCGGTGCCGCGCTTGTGGCTCAAGTTCCAGCAGAACATCCTCCAGCAGGTGCCGCGGCGCAAGCTGAAGCTGCTGCTGAGCATCCCCGGCCTGCGCGTCGTCGTGCGCCGCAAGATCCTGCGTGCGCTCGGCCTCGATGCCTGCATCTTCGCCATCGGCGGTGCAGCGCCCATGCCGCCGGAGCTGCTGCGCTGGTACGGTGACCTGCGTCTCTACATCGCTGACGTGTACGGCATGACGGAGAACGGCGCCCTGTCGCACTCGACCCTGCCGCTGCGCCAGCGCATCGGCACGGTCGGCTGGCCCGTCGACGGCGTGCAGTCGCGTCTCGACCCCGAGACGGGCGAGATCCAGCTCCTCAGCGGCGGCCTGATGAAGGGCTACTTCAAGGCACCCGCGCAGACAGCCGAAGCGTTCACACCCGATGGGTGGCTGCGCACCGGCGACAAGGGCCAGCTGATGCGCGACGACGGCGCGCTCAAGATCGTCGGCCGCGTAAAAGACCTCTTCAAGACCAGCAAGGGGAGGTACGTGGCACCCGCGCCCATCGAGGACAGCCTGGTGATGCATGACAGCGTGGAAGCCTGCGTCGTGGTGGGCAGCGGCCTCGCGCAGCCCATCGGGCTCCTGAGCCTGAACGAGGCGACCTGGTCCGGCGCCGCCGACTCGACGCGGCGGCAGCGCCTCCTGCAGTCGCTCGATCGGCATCTCACGGCGCTCAACCAGCGACTGGACCCGCATGAACGGCTGGACCGGCTGGTGGTGGTCGGCGGACCCTGGACGGTGGAGGACGGCCTGGTCACGCCGACGCTCAAGGTCAAGCGCCACAGCGTGGAGGCGCGCTATGCGCAGCAGCTGCCTGGGTGGTCGGCGCAGCACGCGCCGGTCATCTGGGCCGCTCAGGCCTGA
- a CDS encoding AraC family transcriptional regulator has product MTAARDASPVVSCIDIDVPHGTRHQGLPSDLYAITVYCDDELRCSEEGEDFVPEVTVSAMRTRPGQFTSSGRGQLAIALLAPEAMTAVLRAPLEGLVDCRVPLAQLCGMGAQRGLRDRLRTAASTSERAHRFQHWIGERMGARSPLSPAQRRVSRATQLMAQPTAELTTVASTVGASLRQLERDFDHWLGVSPSHFMRLTRFQRAVKSIAEGGSLADTAIDCGFSDQPHLTRSVRRLGGETPRFFGRDSSAPRAVLADRLLISGPPGVVFGSAGPTARGEAHLVARAAQA; this is encoded by the coding sequence GTGACAGCCGCGCGCGACGCATCACCCGTCGTCTCGTGCATCGACATCGACGTGCCGCACGGCACGCGCCACCAGGGACTGCCGTCCGATCTGTACGCGATCACCGTCTATTGCGACGACGAATTGCGCTGCTCCGAAGAGGGCGAGGACTTCGTGCCCGAAGTGACGGTGTCGGCGATGCGCACGCGCCCCGGCCAGTTCACCTCGAGCGGGCGCGGGCAGCTTGCCATCGCGTTGCTCGCGCCCGAGGCGATGACGGCCGTGTTGCGTGCGCCGTTGGAAGGGCTCGTCGACTGCCGCGTGCCGCTCGCGCAGCTTTGCGGGATGGGCGCGCAGCGTGGTTTGCGCGACCGGCTCAGAACGGCCGCGTCGACATCGGAGCGAGCACATCGCTTCCAGCACTGGATCGGAGAGCGCATGGGCGCACGATCGCCCCTGTCGCCGGCACAACGCAGGGTATCCCGCGCCACGCAGTTGATGGCGCAGCCGACCGCCGAGCTCACAACGGTGGCGTCGACGGTCGGTGCCAGCCTGCGGCAACTGGAACGCGATTTCGACCACTGGCTCGGCGTGTCTCCGTCGCATTTCATGCGGCTCACTCGTTTCCAGCGTGCGGTGAAGTCGATCGCCGAGGGCGGGTCGCTGGCCGACACCGCCATCGACTGCGGCTTCTCTGACCAGCCCCACCTCACGCGCAGCGTGCGCCGGCTCGGGGGCGAGACACCGCGCTTCTTCGGCCGAGACTCCAGTGCGCCACGCGCGGTGCTTGCCGACCGCTTGCTGATCAGCGGACCGCCGGGTGTGGTCTTCGGCAGCGCGGGGCCGACCGCTCGCGGCGAGGCGCACCTGGTCGCACGGGCCGCTCAGGCCTGA
- a CDS encoding nuclear transport factor 2 family protein has translation MSPVRRLLLAAAGEPIVAALGAAFTPAAASAAPSTVDALVRNAEQGHQALMQGDIERYQSFLQLSDDFTLMAPFGGPPTRSGHYTPEQWAAIGRFFRHGRDSTLELIRAYEADGLVVLVATEHSHVAVGAVPAQPWSLRVTLVFREDGGQWRLVHRHADPLVGAISVEKAGELARAGGRP, from the coding sequence ATGTCACCAGTCCGCCGTCTTCTTCTCGCCGCTGCAGGCGAGCCCATCGTGGCCGCGCTCGGCGCCGCCTTCACGCCCGCTGCCGCCAGTGCTGCCCCTTCGACCGTCGATGCGCTGGTGCGCAACGCCGAGCAGGGGCACCAGGCGCTCATGCAGGGCGACATCGAGCGCTACCAGTCCTTCCTGCAGCTCAGTGACGACTTCACGCTGATGGCGCCCTTCGGCGGGCCGCCCACCCGTAGCGGCCACTACACGCCCGAGCAGTGGGCGGCGATCGGCCGCTTCTTCCGGCACGGGCGGGATTCGACGCTTGAGCTGATCCGCGCCTATGAAGCGGACGGGCTGGTCGTGCTGGTGGCCACCGAGCACTCGCACGTGGCGGTCGGTGCGGTGCCGGCTCAACCGTGGTCGCTGCGGGTCACGCTGGTGTTCCGCGAGGACGGCGGCCAGTGGCGGCTGGTGCACCGGCACGCCGATCCGCTGGTCGGTGCGATCAGCGTCGAGAAGGCCGGCGAGCTTGCCCGGGCCGGGGGCCGCCCGTGA
- a CDS encoding LysR family transcriptional regulator, protein MLNESDLSRVDLNLLVLFEAVLRELHVGRAADRLNISASAVSHGLGRLRRLLNDPVFLKTPKGVVPSARALVLAPAITDVLARVRSVVLSAGPFDPATATRRFTVGAPDGVSAVFLPRLLASVRASAPHIDIAVRQLLPTAGEPSPDRAWQAAFLALESRAMDAAVVPTSEVPLRFATRLLYEECFVLAMRAGHPLRRKLTLERYCAAEHLVVSLTGDPHGFVDEVLARSGLSRRVALTVPNFVFALAVIADTDLVCALPARFAAAYADRFGIVVVDSPTPLGQFRLNIVTPEVALMDAGIAWFVNRLEESAAGPAARLSR, encoded by the coding sequence ATGCTGAATGAAAGTGATCTGTCCCGCGTCGACCTGAACCTGCTCGTGCTGTTCGAGGCGGTGCTGCGCGAGCTGCACGTGGGCCGCGCCGCGGATCGGCTCAACATCAGCGCATCCGCAGTCAGCCACGGGCTCGGCCGCCTGCGCAGGCTGCTGAACGACCCGGTCTTCCTCAAGACGCCCAAGGGCGTGGTGCCCAGCGCGCGGGCACTCGTGCTCGCGCCGGCCATCACCGATGTGCTGGCGCGCGTGCGCTCCGTCGTGTTGAGCGCCGGCCCGTTCGATCCGGCGACCGCCACGCGGCGCTTCACGGTCGGGGCCCCCGACGGGGTGTCGGCCGTCTTCCTGCCGCGGCTGCTCGCCAGCGTGCGCGCCTCGGCGCCCCACATCGACATCGCCGTGCGCCAGCTGTTGCCAACGGCAGGAGAGCCCTCGCCCGACCGCGCGTGGCAGGCTGCATTCTTGGCCCTCGAATCGCGCGCGATGGACGCCGCCGTGGTGCCGACCAGCGAAGTGCCCCTGCGTTTCGCGACGCGGCTGCTCTACGAAGAATGCTTCGTGCTCGCGATGCGCGCCGGCCATCCGCTGCGGCGCAAGCTCACGCTGGAGCGCTACTGCGCGGCCGAGCATCTGGTCGTGTCCCTGACCGGTGATCCGCACGGCTTCGTCGACGAGGTGCTGGCCCGCTCGGGACTGTCTCGGCGCGTGGCGCTCACGGTGCCGAATTTCGTGTTCGCCCTGGCCGTCATTGCCGACACCGACCTGGTCTGCGCGCTGCCCGCGCGCTTCGCCGCGGCCTACGCCGATCGGTTCGGCATCGTCGTGGTGGACTCGCCCACGCCGCTCGGCCAGTTCCGGCTCAACATCGTCACGCCCGAGGTGGCGCTGATGGACGCCGGCATCGCGTGGTTCGTAAACCGGCTTGAGGAATCCGCGGCTGGGCCCGCGGCACGACTCTCGCGCTGA
- a CDS encoding M20 family peptidase — MKLYPIAAACALVASFAATLVVRAAWLGPRHAEPSSVAPVQIDAQAIARFAGSIRFRTIAQADDPNANAAEFKGFRDHLQASFPRLHASLRREIVADHALLYTWSGRDPSAKPVLWIAHQDVVPVSPGTEGQWQAAPFAGEVKDGHVWGRGTWDNKSHILAQMEAIEMLLAAGWQPQQTVYLAYGHDEEVTGLRGARTIAGLFRERGVRFDYALDEGLIISEGVIRGPQVPVALVGVAEKGYATVRLRLRTDSGHSSMPPPQTAIDRMAAAITRINREPLPARIDGVVAQMFEAIAPHSGALQRVLLSNLWLTGPLVSARLADTPLTNAMIRTTTAATMFHAGDKENVLPGVVEAVINARTLPGDTATAVSQRIASLVGDNAIEVSLDPGSAAPSTVSDTGLPSFARIERSIRDVFPDAIVAPGLVIGGTDSKHYWDLADSTYRFTPLRVTPADTTRFHGTDERVSVKGYHDMVRFYHRLLQAS, encoded by the coding sequence ATGAAGCTCTACCCGATCGCCGCGGCCTGTGCGCTGGTCGCCTCGTTCGCCGCCACGCTCGTCGTTCGAGCCGCGTGGCTCGGGCCCCGCCATGCGGAGCCGAGTTCTGTCGCGCCCGTCCAGATCGACGCACAGGCCATCGCGCGCTTCGCGGGCAGCATCCGCTTCAGGACCATCGCGCAGGCCGACGACCCGAACGCCAACGCCGCCGAGTTCAAGGGGTTCAGGGACCACCTGCAGGCCTCGTTCCCGCGCCTGCATGCCTCCTTGCGCCGCGAGATCGTGGCCGACCACGCCCTGCTCTACACCTGGTCAGGCCGGGACCCCTCCGCCAAGCCGGTGCTGTGGATCGCGCACCAGGACGTGGTGCCCGTGTCACCCGGCACCGAGGGCCAATGGCAGGCAGCGCCCTTTGCCGGCGAGGTGAAGGACGGCCACGTGTGGGGCCGCGGCACCTGGGACAACAAGAGCCACATCCTGGCGCAGATGGAAGCGATCGAGATGCTGCTGGCGGCGGGCTGGCAGCCGCAGCAGACGGTCTACCTGGCGTACGGCCATGACGAAGAGGTGACCGGCCTGCGTGGAGCACGCACCATCGCCGGACTCTTCCGCGAGCGCGGCGTGCGCTTCGACTACGCGCTCGACGAGGGGCTCATCATCAGCGAAGGTGTCATCCGTGGCCCACAGGTGCCGGTGGCGCTCGTGGGCGTGGCAGAAAAGGGCTATGCCACGGTGCGGCTGCGGCTGCGCACGGACTCCGGGCATTCGTCGATGCCGCCGCCGCAGACGGCCATCGACCGCATGGCAGCCGCGATCACGCGCATCAACCGCGAGCCGTTGCCCGCGCGCATCGACGGCGTGGTGGCGCAGATGTTCGAGGCGATCGCCCCGCACTCGGGCGCGTTGCAACGGGTGCTTCTGTCGAACCTCTGGCTCACCGGCCCGCTGGTGTCGGCGAGGCTGGCCGACACACCGCTCACCAACGCCATGATCCGCACCACCACGGCCGCCACCATGTTCCATGCTGGAGACAAGGAGAACGTGCTGCCCGGTGTGGTGGAAGCGGTCATCAACGCCCGCACGCTGCCCGGCGACACCGCGACCGCGGTGTCGCAGCGTATCGCCTCGCTCGTGGGCGACAACGCCATCGAGGTGAGCCTGGACCCGGGCTCGGCCGCGCCCTCGACCGTGTCCGACACCGGCTTGCCGAGCTTCGCGCGCATCGAGCGCAGCATCCGCGACGTGTTCCCAGACGCCATCGTGGCACCCGGCCTCGTGATCGGCGGCACCGATTCCAAGCACTACTGGGATCTCGCCGACAGCACCTACCGGTTCACCCCGCTGCGGGTGACACCAGCCGACACCACGCGCTTCCACGGCACCGACGAGCGGGTGTCGGTGAAGGGCTACCACGACATGGTGCGCTTCTATCACCGCCTGCTGCAAGCGTCCTGA
- a CDS encoding methyl-accepting chemotaxis protein: MDRFSIGQRLSLAFGLVLVLTAMITLLGLWRLQRTSVDTAEMMKEPLTKERLIGDWYRNIQTGVRRTTAIVKSSDSTLADFFAEESKASSKASGDYKKQIEGLLRTPGEQALFAKISHQRKIYLKSRDEISQLKKAGDMEGAAKIFADVFTPATAAFLSHVEELLNQQRASIDAAAAQIDETNTDSRNLILALGLLALGIGASFSFFITRSITRPIGVALAATQRVAAGDLGVLVESHAQDETGVLLRSLNEMQGRLKHILHSVRENADGVSSASSEIASGISDLSSRTEQQAAALQETAATMDQLGATVRNNAQNARLANELAAGASRTASQGGEVVSEVVQTMRDINSSSKKISDIISVIDGIAFQTNILALNAAVEAARAGEQGRGFAVVASEVRSLAQRSATAAREIKALIHGSVDQVERGTVLVDQAGGRMTEIVEAIKRVSDIVAQISLASEEQSDGVNQIGKTVTQLDQATQQNATLAEQGAASAEVLKDRAGLLKESVSVFKLAA; the protein is encoded by the coding sequence ATGGACCGCTTTTCGATTGGCCAGCGTCTGTCGCTGGCGTTTGGCCTCGTACTCGTTCTGACGGCCATGATCACCCTCTTGGGCCTGTGGCGCCTGCAGCGTACCTCCGTCGATACCGCGGAGATGATGAAGGAGCCCTTGACCAAGGAGCGGCTGATCGGCGACTGGTACCGCAACATTCAGACTGGCGTCCGCCGCACGACTGCCATCGTGAAGAGTTCCGACTCAACCCTGGCGGACTTCTTTGCGGAAGAGTCGAAGGCGTCGTCGAAGGCCTCCGGCGACTATAAGAAGCAGATTGAAGGACTGCTCCGCACGCCCGGAGAGCAGGCCCTGTTCGCGAAGATTTCGCATCAGCGCAAGATCTACCTGAAGTCACGTGACGAGATCTCCCAGCTCAAGAAGGCTGGCGACATGGAAGGCGCCGCCAAGATCTTTGCGGACGTCTTCACCCCCGCCACCGCGGCATTCCTCAGTCATGTCGAAGAGCTGCTCAACCAGCAGCGTGCCAGCATTGACGCCGCGGCGGCCCAGATCGACGAGACCAACACAGACAGCCGCAATCTGATCCTGGCCCTTGGGCTGCTTGCCCTTGGCATTGGCGCGTCGTTCTCCTTCTTCATCACCCGCAGCATCACCCGTCCAATCGGCGTGGCGCTCGCCGCCACGCAGCGGGTTGCGGCTGGTGATCTCGGGGTGCTCGTGGAGTCACACGCTCAAGACGAAACCGGCGTCCTGCTGCGATCCTTGAACGAGATGCAGGGGCGCCTCAAGCACATCCTGCACAGCGTGCGCGAGAACGCGGACGGTGTTTCGAGCGCTTCGTCCGAGATCGCGTCCGGGATCAGCGACCTCAGCAGCCGAACCGAACAACAAGCAGCAGCCTTGCAGGAGACCGCAGCCACCATGGATCAACTGGGCGCGACCGTCCGCAACAATGCTCAGAACGCACGCCTTGCCAATGAGCTCGCGGCTGGCGCGAGCCGCACGGCCAGCCAAGGCGGCGAGGTGGTCAGCGAAGTCGTCCAGACGATGCGCGATATCAACAGCAGCTCAAAGAAGATCAGCGACATCATCTCGGTCATCGACGGCATCGCGTTCCAGACCAACATCCTGGCGCTCAATGCCGCTGTTGAGGCCGCACGCGCGGGCGAACAGGGTCGTGGCTTTGCCGTCGTGGCTTCGGAAGTGCGAAGCCTCGCGCAGCGCAGTGCAACGGCCGCGCGCGAGATCAAGGCGCTGATTCACGGAAGCGTGGACCAGGTGGAACGCGGCACGGTCCTCGTGGACCAAGCCGGCGGCCGAATGACCGAAATCGTCGAGGCCATCAAGCGCGTGAGCGACATCGTGGCGCAGATCAGCCTGGCCAGCGAAGAGCAGAGCGATGGTGTGAACCAGATCGGCAAGACCGTGACCCAGCTGGACCAGGCCACGCAACAGAATGCCACGCTGGCGGAACAAGGCGCCGCATCGGCGGAAGTCCTGAAGGACCGTGCGGGCCTGCTCAAGGAATCCGTCTCCGTCTTCAAGCTGGCAGCATGA
- a CDS encoding S41 family peptidase encodes MLVNRGTAGGAEALAQVLRERRGAKLVGEPTPGFGLVATRFVLDGAAAIRLQTARMESGLGAGWLGSGLAVDVHAPDVADLEFGAPGDASIEAGARILSRASRPEPKER; translated from the coding sequence GTGTTGGTAAATCGTGGCACAGCCGGTGGGGCAGAAGCCCTGGCACAGGTTCTGCGCGAGCGCCGTGGTGCAAAGCTCGTCGGGGAACCGACGCCTGGCTTCGGTCTCGTTGCCACTCGCTTTGTGCTCGATGGCGCCGCGGCCATTCGTCTCCAAACGGCACGCATGGAGTCTGGACTCGGGGCGGGTTGGCTGGGGTCTGGGCTGGCGGTCGACGTGCATGCCCCTGATGTAGCGGACTTGGAGTTTGGTGCCCCCGGTGATGCGTCGATCGAGGCGGGAGCACGCATTCTTTCCCGAGCATCGCGTCCTGAGCCGAAAGAGCGCTGA